In Armatimonadota bacterium, the following proteins share a genomic window:
- a CDS encoding prepilin-type N-terminal cleavage/methylation domain-containing protein codes for MDGMTVSRGFTLIELLVVIAVISILAAILFPVFAQAKAAAKKTQCISNLAQIGKGTLLYMADYDDRFPFAVDPIDAAQPGIWAGQPQFQALIPTMPFLHEALQPYIKSLELFHCPSDSGTKVLDDRPYLDFVNSPTMHAKWKTSYFFRTEIAFKQLSQTGLEHPAETNYLFDAAGHWHGWGGEMQQNDPDLDNKLSKYRYNTLYGDMHVKSLHFDQLQQAWNTTL; via the coding sequence ATGGACGGTATGACGGTGAGCCGGGGATTCACATTAATCGAACTCTTGGTCGTGATCGCGGTGATCTCCATATTGGCGGCAATCCTGTTCCCGGTTTTTGCCCAGGCAAAAGCGGCCGCCAAAAAAACCCAGTGCATTAGCAATTTGGCTCAAATCGGCAAGGGGACGCTTTTGTACATGGCTGACTACGACGACCGGTTCCCGTTTGCCGTGGATCCGATCGATGCGGCTCAACCGGGGATTTGGGCGGGGCAACCGCAATTCCAGGCTTTGATCCCCACCATGCCGTTTTTGCATGAAGCCCTCCAACCGTACATCAAGAGTCTGGAGCTGTTTCACTGCCCGTCGGACTCGGGGACCAAGGTGTTAGACGACCGCCCCTACCTAGATTTTGTCAATTCGCCAACCATGCACGCTAAGTGGAAAACGAGCTACTTCTTCCGCACGGAGATTGCCTTCAAGCAGCTCAGTCAAACCGGCTTGGAGCACCCGGCCGAGACGAACTACCTTTTTGATGCGGCAGGGCACTGGCACGGCTGGGGCGGGGAAATGCAGCAGAACGACCCCGATCTTGATAACAAACTCTCCAAGTACCGTTACAACACGCTTTATGGGGACATGCATGTGAAGAGCTTGCATTTCGACCAATTGCAGCAAGCCTGGAACACGACCCTTTGA
- a CDS encoding glycoside hydrolase family 95 protein, protein MLPLMIALGTVELIPNQLLYDRPAQQWVEALPVGNGRIAGMVFGGVEHERIALNECTLWSGGPGDGNNPAARAVLPQIREAVFAGDYEKADSLALGMQGPYTDAYLPLGDLHLEFSHSESADYRRGLDLMSGVASTQFDSGQGRCERKVFTSLPDQVMVIQIKGEGKFKARFESPLRASSRFEKGQLILSGQAPVVSRPSYLGGDDAQMVRYEPGRGVKFAAVLEVKGKGATVASDGNGVVVSAPGEVQLLVAMRTSFSSPFEMPHLGPDPVSLCLIDLEAAGRRGDLLSRHATRFKSLMERNTLTLANPEAPQSREWRTDRRIAEFPRTQDPSLVALAYQYGRYLLASSSQPGGQPANLQGIWNESIRPPWSSNYTVNINTEMNYWPALVTNLAECNEPLLRMIRELAISGGRTAEANYGLPGWVAHHNVDIWRHSNPVGEGSGGPMWANWPMGGAWLATHIMEDYRFTQDKVRLRENSSALRGAWGFVSHWLVPDPRTGHAGELTTAPSTSPENEFKTARGNSASVAVGATMDLAIIRQLNQDVIDLNTAVGPAGRESGSQASIAAGAIAPFRIGARGQLEEWSDDLVETDPHHRHISHLWAAYPGSSINLDDTPELAAAVRKSLEIRGDQSTGWAMAWRLCLWARLREPERAYGMIKRLLVLTGVPENPSSGGVYPNLFGAHPPFQIDGNFGATAGIAEMLIQSHRGEIHLLPALPNEWPDGEAKGLRARGGHIVDIRWRDGRLLEATIHPDKGAKSVRVRYEGGIEGGQGSIREFVASGKTVTVKPSR, encoded by the coding sequence GTGTTGCCCTTGATGATCGCGCTCGGGACTGTGGAGTTAATACCGAACCAACTGCTCTATGACCGTCCGGCGCAACAATGGGTTGAAGCATTGCCGGTGGGCAACGGTCGCATCGCCGGTATGGTTTTCGGCGGCGTCGAGCACGAACGGATCGCCTTGAACGAATGCACATTGTGGTCGGGTGGCCCAGGAGATGGCAACAATCCCGCGGCGAGGGCGGTGTTGCCCCAAATCCGGGAGGCGGTGTTTGCGGGCGATTATGAAAAGGCCGATTCTTTGGCGCTGGGGATGCAGGGGCCTTACACGGATGCCTATCTGCCGCTCGGTGACCTCCACTTGGAGTTTTCCCATTCTGAGTCCGCTGATTACCGCCGTGGACTCGACTTAATGTCGGGGGTGGCGTCCACCCAGTTCGATTCGGGGCAAGGCCGTTGCGAAAGAAAAGTCTTCACCAGTTTGCCTGACCAGGTGATGGTCATCCAGATCAAAGGGGAAGGGAAATTCAAAGCGCGGTTCGAGAGCCCGCTCCGCGCATCATCGCGGTTCGAAAAAGGCCAGTTGATCCTTTCGGGCCAGGCTCCGGTCGTCTCTCGACCCAGTTACTTGGGTGGGGACGATGCCCAGATGGTTAGGTACGAACCGGGCCGAGGAGTCAAGTTCGCTGCCGTTTTGGAAGTCAAGGGCAAGGGTGCCACGGTGGCCTCTGATGGCAACGGCGTTGTTGTGTCGGCACCTGGCGAGGTGCAGTTGTTGGTGGCGATGAGGACGAGTTTCTCCTCCCCGTTCGAGATGCCGCATCTGGGGCCAGACCCGGTCTCGCTCTGCCTTATAGACCTGGAAGCGGCGGGCCGCCGTGGTGACCTTCTTTCCCGTCATGCCACTCGGTTCAAAAGTTTGATGGAGCGGAACACGCTGACTTTGGCCAATCCTGAGGCCCCGCAAAGCAGGGAGTGGCGGACTGACCGGCGGATTGCCGAGTTCCCCCGGACCCAAGATCCCTCTTTGGTTGCATTGGCATACCAATATGGCCGGTACTTGTTGGCCAGTTCTAGCCAGCCCGGCGGCCAGCCCGCAAACTTGCAAGGCATTTGGAACGAGTCGATCCGGCCCCCCTGGAGCTCGAATTACACGGTGAACATCAACACCGAAATGAACTATTGGCCTGCGTTGGTCACCAATCTCGCCGAATGCAACGAGCCTCTGTTGCGAATGATCCGCGAGCTTGCGATTTCTGGTGGCCGCACAGCTGAGGCAAATTACGGCTTGCCCGGTTGGGTGGCTCACCACAATGTGGATATTTGGCGGCATAGCAACCCGGTCGGCGAGGGTTCGGGCGGACCGATGTGGGCGAACTGGCCGATGGGCGGCGCCTGGCTTGCCACCCACATCATGGAGGATTACCGGTTCACCCAAGACAAGGTCCGGCTCAGGGAGAATTCCAGTGCCCTGCGGGGAGCCTGGGGATTTGTTTCCCACTGGCTGGTCCCGGATCCGAGAACCGGGCACGCAGGGGAATTGACCACAGCCCCTTCCACTTCGCCGGAAAACGAGTTCAAGACCGCGAGGGGGAACAGTGCTTCTGTTGCGGTTGGCGCAACGATGGATCTGGCCATCATTCGGCAACTGAACCAAGACGTCATCGACCTCAATACGGCCGTCGGTCCGGCAGGCAGGGAATCCGGATCCCAAGCCAGCATCGCGGCGGGTGCGATCGCCCCGTTCCGGATCGGCGCTCGGGGCCAGCTGGAAGAGTGGTCCGACGACCTTGTTGAGACCGACCCGCACCACCGGCACATCAGCCACCTATGGGCGGCTTATCCCGGGAGCAGCATCAACCTGGACGACACCCCGGAACTGGCGGCAGCGGTCCGCAAGTCGCTAGAAATCCGGGGCGACCAATCGACGGGCTGGGCCATGGCTTGGCGGCTGTGCCTTTGGGCGCGGCTGCGAGAGCCTGAACGGGCCTATGGGATGATCAAGCGGTTGCTGGTTTTGACAGGTGTGCCCGAAAATCCCAGTTCGGGCGGTGTCTACCCCAACCTGTTTGGCGCCCACCCGCCGTTCCAGATCGACGGCAACTTTGGGGCGACCGCGGGGATTGCGGAAATGCTCATTCAATCCCACCGTGGCGAGATCCATTTGTTGCCAGCCTTGCCGAATGAATGGCCAGACGGCGAAGCCAAGGGGTTGCGGGCCCGCGGGGGGCACATCGTGGACATCCGGTGGCGGGACGGTCGGCTTTTGGAGGCCACAATTCATCCCGATAAGGGGGCCAAATCTGTCCGGGTCCGCTATGAAGGCGGGATTGAAGGGGGCCAGGGTTCCATTCGGGAGTTTGTTGCGTCTGGAAAGACGGTGACGGTGAAGCCGTCGCGCTGA
- a CDS encoding amidohydrolase family protein: MLRPYACVLNGEVRWGVEVEVIDGVITRVGIQSGVPDDYILCPAFVNAHSHMEYRGLMGRVGGDDFFAWIREITEQKSQQELDQVRRDCQIAANENRATGVGYIWEHTDRLGSAAAMRAAGLDGILFQELITFNEHENPGEKWASVHERAAQQAKEGGFPVYVNPHAIYTVDDASLTKIASRAGPISIHCAESRFERELTVHGSGKFAEFQRAHGWKVVASGLSPIAVLNGYGMLKSTTQLVHCCDVDDSDIKRIAQRRASVAHCPRSNQRLACPTAPVRRMLDAGIRVGLGMDSAASSGPIDMFEEMRAALAASRRRGEPLTGEQVLDMSTAGGARSLGLSGWEIKEGSTVPLIKIVVDSCHTAEDLIETGSPGCVQWV, translated from the coding sequence TTGCTGAGGCCCTATGCATGCGTCCTCAACGGGGAAGTCCGTTGGGGAGTGGAAGTCGAAGTGATCGACGGCGTCATTACCCGGGTTGGAATCCAATCCGGGGTTCCGGACGATTACATCTTGTGCCCGGCGTTTGTGAATGCCCATTCGCACATGGAGTACCGGGGACTGATGGGCCGGGTTGGCGGCGACGACTTTTTTGCCTGGATCAGGGAGATCACGGAGCAGAAGTCGCAGCAGGAGCTCGATCAAGTCCGGCGGGATTGCCAAATCGCTGCGAATGAGAATCGGGCCACCGGGGTTGGATACATTTGGGAGCACACCGACCGCCTGGGGTCGGCTGCTGCGATGCGTGCGGCAGGCCTGGACGGCATTTTGTTCCAAGAGCTCATTACATTCAACGAGCACGAGAATCCGGGAGAAAAGTGGGCATCCGTCCATGAACGGGCGGCCCAACAAGCTAAAGAAGGGGGATTTCCCGTTTACGTGAACCCCCATGCGATCTACACCGTGGACGATGCCAGCTTGACCAAAATCGCCAGCCGGGCCGGACCGATCAGCATCCATTGCGCAGAAAGCCGTTTCGAGCGAGAACTGACCGTACACGGAAGCGGAAAATTTGCGGAGTTCCAGCGGGCGCACGGCTGGAAAGTGGTGGCCTCCGGACTCTCGCCGATCGCGGTTCTCAACGGGTACGGCATGCTCAAGTCGACGACGCAGTTGGTTCATTGCTGCGATGTGGACGACAGCGACATCAAACGGATCGCGCAGCGTCGGGCATCGGTGGCCCATTGCCCCCGATCCAACCAGCGTTTGGCGTGCCCGACCGCCCCTGTCCGACGGATGTTGGATGCGGGGATCCGGGTCGGGCTGGGGATGGACAGCGCAGCGAGCAGCGGTCCAATTGATATGTTTGAAGAAATGAGGGCGGCCCTTGCGGCGTCGCGCCGGCGCGGGGAGCCGTTGACGGGGGAGCAGGTGCTAGACATGTCGACCGCCGGGGGCGCCCGCAGCCTCGGTCTTTCCGGCTGGGAAATCAAGGAAGGCTCGACCGTCCCGCTGATCAAAATCGTCGTGGACAGTTGTCACACAGCCGAAGATCTGATCGAGACCGGGTCGCCGGGATGTGTCCAGTGGGTTTGA
- a CDS encoding MGMT family protein — translation MSSGFELSRSAELLRVCNRIPAGRVASYGSVGRQMGVSGLVAGKWLDNWGDQTCWWRVVGSKGDLLTARRDAGLAMIQRALLESEGVDFDSQGRVMATFFVDLDSLIG, via the coding sequence GTGTCCAGTGGGTTTGAATTGAGCCGTTCGGCAGAGCTCTTGCGGGTTTGTAACCGCATCCCTGCGGGGCGGGTCGCAAGTTACGGATCTGTTGGCCGGCAAATGGGGGTCAGCGGGTTAGTTGCCGGCAAATGGTTGGACAATTGGGGAGACCAAACCTGTTGGTGGCGGGTGGTGGGTTCAAAGGGCGACCTGCTGACCGCCCGACGTGATGCTGGGCTTGCGATGATTCAGAGGGCCCTGCTGGAATCCGAGGGCGTGGATTTTGACAGCCAGGGCCGCGTGATGGCCACCTTCTTCGTGGATCTTGATTCGCTTATCGGGTGA
- the aroC gene encoding chorismate synthase, translating into MASTFGHLFRISTFGESHGPAVGVVVDGCPPGLAIDRAEIQAELDRRRPGQSKITTQRNEADQVAILSGVESGITTGTPIAMVVQNSDQRSRDYEELRDKYRPSHADFTYDAKYGLRSVGGGGRSSARETIGRVAAGAIAKKLLKERFETEVVAWVDQVQGIKAEVDPADVSIHQVEAHITRCPDPTAAAQMQSLIEQVRKQGDTVGGIVRAVARGVPPGWGEPVFDKLEADLAKAMLSLPASKGFEIGSGFAGTLMTGSEHNDAYRSDDGQSVYTRTNHSGGIQGGISNGMPILFAVAFKPVATILAEQDTVTASFENTTIAGKGRHDPCVLPRAVPMVEAMAALVLADHALRQAALTR; encoded by the coding sequence ATGGCCAGCACCTTCGGGCACCTGTTCCGCATCTCCACTTTCGGCGAATCGCATGGCCCAGCCGTGGGCGTCGTCGTTGATGGGTGCCCCCCCGGACTCGCCATCGATAGGGCCGAAATCCAAGCCGAGCTGGATCGGCGCCGGCCAGGGCAATCCAAAATCACAACGCAGCGGAACGAAGCCGACCAGGTCGCCATTTTGAGCGGGGTCGAATCCGGGATCACCACCGGCACCCCCATCGCGATGGTCGTCCAGAACTCGGACCAACGGTCGCGGGATTATGAAGAGCTGAGGGACAAATACCGCCCCAGCCATGCCGATTTCACTTATGACGCCAAATACGGCCTGCGGTCGGTGGGAGGCGGGGGCCGATCCTCGGCCCGGGAGACCATCGGACGAGTTGCCGCCGGAGCAATTGCCAAAAAACTCCTCAAAGAGAGGTTTGAAACCGAAGTGGTCGCTTGGGTGGATCAAGTGCAGGGCATCAAGGCAGAGGTCGATCCGGCGGATGTGTCAATCCATCAGGTCGAAGCCCACATCACTCGATGCCCGGATCCAACCGCGGCGGCTCAGATGCAATCCCTCATTGAACAGGTCCGCAAGCAAGGGGACACGGTCGGCGGAATTGTGCGGGCCGTGGCCAGGGGAGTCCCACCCGGATGGGGCGAGCCCGTGTTTGACAAACTGGAAGCCGACCTTGCCAAAGCCATGCTCTCGCTGCCAGCAAGCAAGGGGTTTGAAATCGGCTCCGGCTTTGCGGGCACTCTGATGACTGGCTCGGAGCATAACGACGCCTACCGCAGCGACGACGGTCAATCCGTCTACACGCGCACCAACCACAGCGGCGGCATCCAAGGCGGGATTAGCAACGGGATGCCGATCCTGTTCGCCGTTGCCTTCAAGCCTGTCGCAACAATCCTTGCCGAGCAAGACACCGTCACCGCCAGCTTTGAAAACACCACCATCGCCGGGAAGGGGCGCCATGACCCTTGCGTGCTCCCCCGCGCCGTGCCGATGGTAGAAGCTATGGCCGCACTCGTCTTGGCCGACCATGCCCTCCGGCAGGCGGCCCTCACCCGATAA